Proteins found in one Borrelia puertoricensis genomic segment:
- a CDS encoding DUF777 family protein has protein sequence MNLNYEIYRMNSQMKGSALTQEEIKLWTYRNIFISRLGIIKSFNPSTQEGVVLLSGETDLEIKTRNISNMHFNLSEGESVILLQSSINLFNEDDDNYFDKNYFYILKPINMQNATIKVNDFAIDIQHPIDIKANNTSLKAVLEEIVSCLYNLRVTGQSVVDPSFYSNLTKITTKINMLLK, from the coding sequence ATGAACTTGAATTATGAAATATACAGAATGAACAGCCAAATGAAAGGATCAGCACTAACACAAGAAGAGATCAAACTATGGACTTACAGAAACATCTTTATCTCTAGGCTAGGAATAATTAAATCTTTCAACCCCTCTACACAAGAAGGTGTAGTTTTACTCTCTGGAGAGACAGATTTAGAGATTAAAACACGAAATATATCAAATATGCACTTTAATCTTAGCGAAGGTGAGAGTGTTATCCTTCTTCAAAGTAGTATTAACCTTTTTAATGAGGATGATGATAATTATTTTGATAAAAACTATTTCTATATTCTAAAGCCTATTAATATGCAAAATGCTACTATCAAAGTTAATGACTTTGCAATTGACATACAACACCCAATAGACATTAAAGCTAATAATACAAGTTTAAAGGCAGTACTAGAAGAGATTGTCTCTTGTCTATACAATTTAAGGGTTACTGGACAATCAGTCGTTGATCCTAGTTTTTACAGTAATCTTACAAAAATTACAACTAAGATAAATATGTTACTTAAATAG
- a CDS encoding DUF276 domain-containing protein (DUF276 is restricted to Borreliella and related spirochetes.), whose translation MSILFDPDFGTLKQDIQQIINTKREYLKDMYGITINNDPTSIYNIIASSLAIKEYELIGEVNKLFSLLKPDAPYWREIQKHISIKSTTYDAIKSALLNLNGISNVNIKSTAGKASIYLILDDLMMSEDKSQITNSNLKALIWETLYLTCPVGTVFEGDILIDGINSQNQKIDYKVSIGKRKYAYLKSKYKVNLENHIYLNIDSKIREIYTRIKNNNYTDMGISFEYQDFFAPVNEIKGVHCIDISIAIKDNLEVKITDINTSEFKQNENIQIQANEILDLNFNADRLLIDISS comes from the coding sequence ATGAGTATTCTCTTTGATCCTGACTTTGGAACTTTAAAACAGGATATACAACAAATAATTAATACCAAACGTGAATATTTAAAAGACATGTATGGAATTACAATTAATAATGACCCCACATCAATTTACAATATCATTGCAAGCTCACTTGCAATAAAAGAATATGAACTTATAGGTGAGGTTAACAAATTATTTTCTCTTCTTAAACCAGATGCTCCTTATTGGAGAGAGATACAAAAACATATAAGCATTAAAAGTACTACCTATGATGCTATAAAGAGTGCATTACTAAATCTTAATGGAATTAGTAATGTCAATATTAAAAGCACAGCCGGAAAGGCTAGTATTTACCTAATATTAGATGACTTGATGATGAGTGAAGATAAGAGTCAAATTACAAACTCTAATCTTAAAGCATTAATTTGGGAGACACTTTATCTTACATGTCCTGTTGGTACAGTTTTTGAAGGCGATATTCTCATAGATGGAATTAATAGCCAAAACCAAAAAATTGATTACAAAGTATCAATTGGCAAACGCAAGTACGCATATCTTAAGAGTAAATACAAAGTCAATCTTGAAAATCACATATATTTGAACATTGACTCTAAAATTAGAGAAATTTATACTCGAATTAAAAATAATAACTACACAGATATGGGAATCAGTTTTGAATATCAAGATTTCTTTGCTCCTGTTAATGAAATTAAAGGTGTTCATTGCATTGACATCTCCATTGCTATAAAAGATAACCTGGAGGTAAAAATTACTGATATTAATACAAGTGAGTTCAAGCAAAATGAGAATATTCAAATTCAAGCAAATGAAATTTTAGATCTCAACTTTAATGCTGATCGCTTGCTAATTGATATCTCTTCATAA